Proteins from a genomic interval of Cucumis melo cultivar AY chromosome 7, USDA_Cmelo_AY_1.0, whole genome shotgun sequence:
- the LOC103487608 gene encoding amino acid permease 3-like, giving the protein MANNHHHHSLNISAPPHAAVGADTAFDDDGRPKRTGTVWTASAHIITAVIGSGVLSLAWATAQLGWVAGPVVMMLFSFVTYYTSTLLAACYRSGDSVNGKRNYTYMDAVRNNLGGFKVKLCGLVQYVNLFGVAIGYTIASSISMMAIKRSNCFHKSGGKNPCHMNSNPYMISFGIMEIFLSQIPDFDQLWWLSIVAAVMSFTYSIIGLILGIIQVADNGKFKGSLTGVSIGSVTESQKIWRSFQALGDMAFAYSFSIILIEIQDTIKAPPSEAKTMKKATFLSVAVTTIFYMLCGCMGYAAFGDLAPGNLLTGFGFYNPYWLLDIANVAIVVHLVGAYQVFCQPLFAFIEKYASNRFPDSQFINEDINIPIPGFRPFKLNLFRLVWRTIFVIITTLVSMLLPFFNDIVGLLGALGFWPLTVYFPVEMYIAQKKIPKWSTRWISLQILSMACLIITIAAAAGSVAGVIQDSKSIKPFQTTY; this is encoded by the exons ATGGCTAACAATCACCACCACCATTCCCTCAACATTTCTGCTCCGCCCCACGCCGCCGTCGGTGCCGATACTGCCTTCGACGACGATGGCCGCCCCAAGCGAACCG GGACCGTTTGGACGGCAAGTGCTCATATTATAACCGCGGTTATTGGGTCGGGGGTTTTGTCGTTAGCTTGGGCAACGGCGCAGCTTGGTTGGGTGGCCGGACCCGTCGTGATGATGTTGTTTTCGTTTGTGACTTACTATACTTCTACGCTTCTCGCTGCCTGTTACCGGTCAGGTGACTCCGTTAACGGCAAGAGGAACTATACTTACATGGACGCCGTCCGAAATAACCTCG GTGGGTTTAAGGTGAAGCTGTGTGGGTTGGTTCAATATGTTAATCTTTTTGGAGTAGCGATTGGATACACAATAGCCTCATCCATAAGCATGAT GGCAATTAAAAGATCAAACTGCTTCCACAAAAGTGGAGGGAAAAATCCTTGTCATATGAACAGCAATCcgtatatgatttcatttggaATTATGGAAATTTTCTTGTCACAAATTCCGGATTTTGATCAATTATGGTGGCTCTCCATTGTTGCTGCTGTTATGTCTTTTACTTACTCCATAATTGGTCTTATTCTTGGAATCATTCAAGTTGCAG ACAATGGAAAATTCAAGGGGAGTTTAACAGGAGTTAGTATTGGTAGTGTCACTGAGTCTCAAAAAATATGGAGGAGCTTCCAAGCCCTTGGCGACATGGCTTTTGCTTACTCTTTCTCCATTATCCTCATTGAAATTCAG GACACAATCAAAGCCCCTCCATCAGAAGCCAAAACAATGAAGAAAGCCACTTTTCTAAGTGTAGCAGTGACCACAATTTTCTACATGCTTTGTGGCTGTATGGGATATGCAGCCTTTGGCGACCTTGCTCCTGGCAACCTCCTCACTGGTTTCGGCTTCTACAACCCATATTGGCTTCTCGACATAGCCAATGTAGCCATTGTAGTCCATCTCGTCGGTGCATACCAAGTCTTTTGTCAACCCCTCTTCGCCTTCATCGAGAAATACGCATCAAACCGGTTCCCAGATAGCCAATTCATCAACGAAGACATCAACATCCCAATCCCTGGCTTTCGCCCCTTCAAACTCAACCTCTTTAGGCTAGTTTGGAGGACAATCTTCGTGATCATCACCACCCTTGTCTCGATGCTCCTCCCATTCTTCAACGACATCGTCGGACTTCTCGGAGCCTTGGGATTTTGGCCTCTCACTGTCTATTTCCCTGTTGAAATGTACATTGCACAGAAGAAAATCCCAAAATGGAGCACAAGATGGATTAGCCTCCAAATTCTTAGCATGGCTTGCCTTATAATTACCATTGCAGCAGCAGCTGGATCGGTAGCTGGAGTCATTCAAGATTCTAAGTCAATTAAGCCATTTCAAACTACCTATTAA